One window of Flavobacteriales bacterium genomic DNA carries:
- a CDS encoding T9SS type A sorting domain-containing protein → MMTHDTRSGGRMLRSLPWHTAALAAVLAFTTSTNAQVVLNEQFTGGASTTGFTVADTASDCSWIYAPGGLTPDAFSQLGGGALPTGAGFDTDFVFLDSDECGASGITVNSYLISAPFDASATGSYILSFSQQFRARLASFGRVEVYDGNTWNQVANYTTTNVGYPNPAVTTSINITTATGGSAAAQIRFQFSAGWDWWWALDNIMIERVSCAAPEDLAVTGITVEGGIIGWMDNGSAGYEWAVTAGGLPDGNNELASGDGTGMTIIGLQSGTPYTAFVRSDCGDGTFSNWSNGFPFTTGITNDECSGAIALTVNPDYSCGTVTAGTVAGATGSGVTSTCGGTADDDVWFSFTATDTAHSVSLINITGSTTDMFMALWTGDCGNLTLVPGSCSDPQSAFMAGLTPGTTYYLQVYTYTSAPGQTSTFNVCIGTPPPPPANDECSGAVALTVNPDYSCSSVTPGTVASATASNVTSTCGGTADDDVWFSFTATDTLHRISLINFTGSTSDMYMALWSGDCGNLTLVPGSCSDPQTLNIGGLTVGTTYYLQVYTWTSTPNQSSAFDVCVGTDFGQAVGEVEPPHQLAVYPNPASTELFINTPTGKPVHVKVFDMVGHLAMEQDMATRLDITSLAPGSYSVMIIDEKGTARSHARFVKQ, encoded by the coding sequence ATGATGACACACGACACCCGATCGGGCGGACGCATGTTGCGCAGCCTGCCTTGGCATACCGCAGCTCTCGCTGCAGTGCTTGCCTTCACGACCAGCACCAACGCACAGGTGGTGCTCAATGAGCAATTCACCGGTGGCGCCAGCACCACGGGATTTACCGTGGCGGACACGGCCAGTGATTGCTCGTGGATCTACGCACCGGGAGGTCTTACCCCCGATGCCTTCAGTCAGCTCGGTGGCGGGGCCTTGCCCACAGGTGCCGGGTTCGACACGGACTTCGTATTTCTGGATTCCGATGAATGCGGTGCCAGCGGCATTACAGTGAACAGCTACTTGATCTCCGCACCCTTCGACGCTTCGGCGACAGGCAGCTACATCCTGTCGTTCTCCCAACAGTTCAGGGCCCGCTTGGCATCTTTCGGCCGCGTCGAGGTCTACGACGGGAACACATGGAACCAGGTCGCCAACTACACGACCACCAACGTTGGATATCCCAATCCGGCGGTGACCACTTCGATCAACATCACGACCGCCACGGGTGGATCGGCCGCCGCGCAGATACGCTTCCAGTTCAGCGCTGGCTGGGACTGGTGGTGGGCATTGGACAATATCATGATAGAACGCGTGAGCTGCGCCGCACCTGAAGATCTGGCCGTAACAGGAATCACCGTGGAAGGCGGCATCATCGGCTGGATGGACAACGGCAGCGCCGGTTACGAATGGGCGGTGACCGCAGGCGGGCTTCCTGACGGCAACAACGAACTCGCCAGCGGCGACGGCACGGGCATGACGATCATCGGTCTGCAAAGCGGCACGCCGTACACGGCGTTCGTGAGGTCCGACTGTGGCGATGGCACCTTCAGCAACTGGAGCAACGGTTTCCCATTCACCACCGGCATCACCAATGACGAGTGCAGCGGTGCGATCGCCCTCACCGTGAACCCGGATTACAGTTGCGGAACGGTGACGGCGGGCACGGTGGCCGGAGCGACCGGCTCGGGCGTTACCTCGACATGCGGGGGCACGGCCGATGACGACGTCTGGTTCTCCTTCACCGCTACCGACACCGCGCACAGCGTGAGCCTGATCAACATCACCGGCTCCACTACCGACATGTTCATGGCCCTGTGGACCGGTGATTGCGGGAACCTGACGCTCGTTCCCGGTAGTTGCAGCGACCCGCAAAGCGCGTTCATGGCCGGCCTGACACCCGGCACTACCTATTACCTGCAAGTGTATACCTATACCAGCGCTCCGGGCCAGACCTCCACGTTCAACGTTTGTATCGGCACCCCGCCCCCGCCGCCCGCCAATGATGAATGCAGCGGAGCGGTCGCCCTCACGGTGAACCCGGACTATAGCTGCAGCTCGGTGACACCCGGCACGGTTGCCAGTGCCACGGCGTCCAATGTCACCAGCACCTGTGGTGGCACCGCCGATGACGATGTCTGGTTCAGCTTCACCGCAACGGACACCCTGCATCGCATCAGCCTCATCAACTTCACCGGCTCCACCTCGGACATGTACATGGCCCTCTGGAGCGGCGATTGCGGGAACCTGACGCTTGTTCCCGGCAGTTGCAGCGACCCCCAGACGCTGAATATCGGCGGATTGACGGTCGGGACCACCTACTACCTGCAGGTCTACACGTGGACATCCACTCCCAATCAATCGTCCGCCTTTGATGTCTGCGTAGGTACCGACTTCGGGCAGGCCGTCGGGGAAGTTGAACCACCGCATCAACTGGCCGTTTACCCCAACCCTGCCAGCACGGAGCTTTTCATCAACACCCCGACCGGTAAGCCCGTGCATGTGAAGGTGTTCGACATGGTAGGCCACTTGGCGATGGAACAGGACATGGCTACACGCCTTGACATCACCAGCCTCGCGCCGGGCAGCTACAGCGTGATGATCATCGATGAGAAAGGCACTGCGCGGTCCCACGCGCGCTTCGTGAAGCAGTGA
- a CDS encoding PhoH family protein — protein sequence MKKKDRKIFVLDTSVILYDHSAIESFQEHDVAIPIQVLEELDTFKKGNDTINFEAREFIRHLDGIVQHDLLTDWVPLNGPTKGQFKVVAKHDLNGVDATKVFQDGKNDHQILNAALTLQRQNKDRKVVLVSKDIALRLKAKSLNIVAEDFLTGKVRDLGRNLFNGLTVEERMDESTIDDLFIKGSVPVEKIGEEPKGNHFFILKNGKKSVLAKYDPRQRTVTRVEKHAVFGIGPKNAEQALAMSALLDPEIKLVTMQGAAGTGKTLLALACALEQRRDYRQIFVTRPVVPLSNKDIGYLPGDIQSKMDPYMQPIWDNLKLIRGNFEKNDNTLKRIDEMVENEKITVAPLAYIRGRSLSNIFFIVDEAQNLTPLEVKTVISRAGEGTKIVFTGDVHQIDTPYLDSESNGLSYLIDKAKGDPLFAHITLEKGERSALANLANERL from the coding sequence ATGAAGAAGAAGGACCGGAAGATCTTCGTCTTGGACACCTCGGTGATCCTGTACGACCATTCGGCCATTGAAAGCTTTCAGGAGCATGACGTGGCCATCCCCATACAAGTGCTGGAAGAACTCGATACCTTCAAAAAGGGAAACGATACCATCAACTTCGAGGCAAGGGAGTTCATTCGCCATCTCGACGGCATCGTGCAGCATGACCTGCTCACTGACTGGGTGCCCTTGAACGGCCCCACGAAGGGCCAGTTCAAGGTGGTGGCCAAGCACGACCTCAATGGCGTGGATGCCACCAAGGTGTTCCAGGACGGGAAGAACGACCACCAGATCCTCAATGCGGCGCTCACGCTCCAGCGCCAGAACAAGGACCGCAAGGTGGTGCTGGTGAGCAAGGACATCGCGCTGCGCCTGAAGGCCAAAAGCCTGAACATCGTAGCGGAGGATTTCCTGACCGGCAAGGTGCGTGATCTTGGCCGCAACCTGTTCAACGGGCTCACGGTGGAGGAGCGGATGGACGAAAGCACCATCGATGACCTCTTCATCAAGGGCTCGGTCCCTGTAGAAAAGATCGGTGAGGAACCGAAGGGGAACCACTTCTTCATCCTCAAGAACGGGAAGAAGAGCGTGCTGGCGAAGTACGATCCACGCCAGCGCACCGTGACGCGCGTGGAGAAGCACGCCGTGTTCGGCATCGGCCCGAAGAACGCCGAACAGGCATTGGCGATGAGCGCCCTGCTCGATCCCGAGATCAAGCTCGTCACCATGCAGGGAGCGGCCGGAACGGGCAAGACCCTGTTGGCATTGGCCTGCGCGCTGGAGCAACGGCGCGACTACCGCCAGATCTTCGTCACCCGCCCGGTGGTGCCGCTGAGCAACAAGGACATCGGCTATCTGCCCGGGGACATCCAGAGCAAGATGGACCCGTACATGCAGCCGATCTGGGACAACTTGAAATTGATCCGCGGGAATTTTGAGAAGAACGACAACACGCTGAAGCGGATCGATGAGATGGTGGAGAACGAGAAGATCACCGTGGCCCCGCTGGCCTACATCCGAGGTCGTAGCCTCAGCAACATATTCTTCATCGTTGACGAGGCGCAGAACCTCACGCCCTTGGAGGTGAAGACGGTGATCAGCCGCGCGGGCGAAGGCACCAAGATCGTCTTCACCGGTGACGTTCACCAGATCGATACGCCCTACTTGGATTCCGAGAGCAACGGCCTGAGCTACCTCATCGACAAGGCCAAGGGCGATCCGCTCTTCGCGCACATCACCTTGGAGAAAGGCGAGCGCAGTGCCTTGGCGAACCTGGCGAACGAGCGGTTGTAG
- a CDS encoding choice-of-anchor J domain-containing protein, with protein sequence MKLFSLVFLLALSPVLLTTGNLHAQAPDRCGADEVRQHMIAGNPDLLHQEAEYEHGLQEYLQAKAGLRDDADTIVYRIPIVFHILFDPTTGSDAHNISDAQVYSAMNILNQDYAKLNADTTQVCCGFLSRAANTHIQFQLATKDPFGNCTNGIDRITTQRSTLAQNYAKLHPWFRDHYLNVWVANSIGSVADFGVSGYAMFPSDVQDVNGSLIDGVMMLNTYCGDIGTSSPGSSRTLTHEIGHWLNLQHVWGNGTVAQSCGDDGVADTPVTKGWQFCPGAEQSKVCNPDSFENYQNYMDYSFCEHMFTKGQRDRMRATLESPVSGRSSLWQEANHQYTGTAGHELTCGPEVDFYALDHFVCQGTPVRFKDNSRRATPTSWAWTFEGGNPATSTEEDPIVSFDGPGYHAVTLTAGNDFGSSTTTKWFTFIVGADYSQVDGLLHEPFNTNNDFQRWPTLNIEDNNSYWHWNDQAGHDAPGSAMLNASNTYTLVQDGLAPNEFHDKDLLVTPMLDLRFVQNLTVSFWYAYSSQTGNPSQITESLKVYASTSCGKSWSSTPNLTLAGANLVTAGVQSPGYVPIANEWREATFNLSSFYAKNNVRLKFEYSSGPASNDLYIDDVNIDGVNVGIDELAQSGGMGLMPNPASNSLTVVLDLAGASTGTLTFLDMTGRTIYDQVVNADEEQLHFDLGKMGLTSGVYLVCLKHVNGQRVERLVVR encoded by the coding sequence ATGAAGCTCTTTTCCCTCGTTTTCCTTTTGGCCTTATCCCCGGTACTGCTGACCACAGGGAACCTGCACGCACAGGCCCCGGACCGGTGCGGCGCGGATGAGGTCCGCCAGCACATGATCGCTGGAAATCCTGACCTGCTCCACCAAGAAGCCGAATACGAGCATGGCTTACAGGAATACCTGCAGGCCAAGGCGGGGCTGCGTGATGATGCGGACACGATCGTGTACCGCATCCCGATCGTCTTCCACATCCTCTTTGACCCCACCACGGGATCGGATGCGCACAACATCAGCGATGCGCAGGTCTACAGTGCGATGAACATCCTGAACCAGGACTACGCCAAGCTGAACGCGGACACCACGCAGGTCTGTTGCGGTTTCCTTTCGCGGGCGGCCAACACGCACATACAGTTCCAATTAGCCACCAAAGACCCCTTCGGCAATTGCACCAACGGTATTGACCGCATCACCACGCAGCGGTCCACCTTGGCCCAGAACTACGCCAAGCTCCACCCCTGGTTCCGCGACCACTACCTCAACGTCTGGGTGGCCAACAGCATTGGCTCGGTCGCTGATTTCGGCGTGTCCGGATATGCCATGTTCCCCTCCGATGTGCAGGATGTGAACGGTTCCCTGATCGACGGAGTAATGATGTTGAACACATATTGTGGTGACATCGGCACCAGCAGTCCCGGTAGTTCGCGCACGCTCACCCATGAGATCGGCCACTGGCTCAACCTCCAGCATGTCTGGGGGAATGGAACGGTCGCACAGTCCTGCGGCGATGATGGCGTGGCGGACACCCCGGTCACCAAGGGATGGCAATTCTGCCCCGGTGCTGAACAGTCGAAGGTGTGCAACCCCGATTCTTTCGAGAACTATCAGAACTACATGGACTACTCCTTCTGCGAGCACATGTTCACCAAGGGACAGCGGGACAGGATGCGTGCTACCTTGGAAAGTCCCGTCAGTGGACGGAGCAGTCTCTGGCAGGAGGCCAACCACCAGTATACCGGGACCGCCGGGCATGAATTGACCTGCGGGCCCGAGGTCGATTTCTACGCGCTCGACCATTTCGTCTGCCAAGGCACCCCGGTCCGCTTCAAGGACAACTCCAGGCGCGCCACGCCCACCTCTTGGGCATGGACCTTCGAAGGAGGCAACCCCGCCACATCCACGGAAGAGGACCCCATCGTTTCCTTCGATGGACCGGGATACCATGCCGTGACCCTTACCGCGGGCAACGACTTCGGTTCCAGCACCACCACCAAGTGGTTCACCTTCATAGTGGGTGCTGACTACAGCCAAGTGGACGGCCTGCTCCATGAGCCCTTCAACACGAACAACGACTTCCAGCGTTGGCCCACGCTCAACATCGAGGACAACAACTCCTACTGGCATTGGAACGACCAGGCTGGCCATGATGCACCAGGTAGCGCCATGTTGAACGCTTCAAACACATATACATTGGTACAGGACGGGCTCGCTCCGAACGAATTCCATGATAAGGACCTCTTGGTGACCCCGATGCTCGACCTGCGCTTCGTCCAAAACCTGACAGTAAGCTTCTGGTACGCATACAGCTCACAGACCGGAAACCCGTCCCAGATCACGGAAAGCCTTAAGGTATACGCATCCACGAGCTGCGGAAAGAGCTGGAGCTCCACCCCGAACTTGACCCTTGCCGGAGCAAACCTCGTGACCGCCGGCGTTCAATCGCCCGGTTACGTCCCCATAGCGAACGAATGGCGCGAGGCGACTTTCAACCTCTCGAGCTTTTACGCCAAGAATAATGTCCGCCTAAAGTTCGAATATTCCTCCGGCCCGGCCTCCAATGACCTTTATATCGACGACGTGAACATCGATGGCGTTAACGTGGGCATTGATGAACTCGCCCAAAGCGGCGGCATGGGCCTGATGCCCAATCCTGCCAGCAACAGCCTCACCGTGGTGCTGGACCTGGCCGGTGCATCCACCGGTACGCTCACCTTCTTGGACATGACCGGAAGGACCATCTACGACCAAGTAGTGAACGCCGACGAAGAGCAATTGCACTTCGACCTCGGCAAAATGGGCCTCACCAGCGGGGTGTACTTAGTGTGCCTGAAGCATGTCAACGGCCAACGCGTGGAACGGTTAGTGGTGCGCTAA
- a CDS encoding PKD domain-containing protein produces MDYSYCSVMYTEGQRDRMRAALNSDVSGRRTLWQEANHAYTGIGDHEVTCGPEADFYALDHFVCQGTPVRFKDNSKRATPTSWAWTFDGGNPATSTEENPIVSFDQPGEHAVTLTVGNDHGSSSTTKYNSFIVGADYSEVDGLLHEAFNDLNDYWRWPTLNLEGNNSYWQWNDQVGHDAPGSAVLNASDTYTLIQDAVFPSDFHDKDLLVIPMLDLRFVQNLSVSFWYAYSSQTGIPSEITENLKVYASTSCGMNWSSSPILTLTGPNLVTAGVQSPGYVPLANEWRQATFNLSSFYAKNNVRLKFEYSSGLYSNDIFIDDVNIEGTNVGIDELSQSGGMSLMPNPASNSLTVALDMAGAPTGTLTFLDMTGRSVYSQAVYANEEQLHFDLGKMGLTSGVYLVRLKHANGQRVERLVVR; encoded by the coding sequence ATGGACTACTCGTACTGCTCGGTGATGTACACCGAGGGCCAGCGCGACCGCATGCGCGCCGCCTTGAACAGTGACGTTAGCGGACGCCGCACCCTGTGGCAGGAGGCCAACCACGCATATACCGGTATCGGCGACCATGAAGTGACCTGCGGGCCGGAGGCCGATTTCTACGCGCTCGACCATTTCGTCTGCCAAGGCACTCCGGTCCGCTTCAAAGACAATTCCAAGCGTGCCACACCCACTTCTTGGGCTTGGACATTTGATGGTGGCAACCCAGCCACCTCCACGGAGGAGAACCCCATCGTTTCCTTCGATCAGCCGGGCGAACATGCCGTGACCCTTACCGTGGGCAACGATCACGGGTCCAGCAGCACGACTAAATACAATTCCTTTATCGTCGGTGCCGACTACAGCGAAGTGGACGGTCTGCTCCACGAAGCCTTCAACGATCTCAATGATTACTGGCGCTGGCCCACGCTCAACCTCGAGGGTAACAACTCCTACTGGCAATGGAACGACCAGGTGGGACACGACGCTCCTGGAAGTGCCGTATTAAACGCGTCAGATACGTACACCTTGATCCAGGACGCGGTCTTCCCGAGCGATTTCCATGACAAGGACCTGCTGGTGATCCCGATGCTCGACCTGCGTTTCGTCCAAAACCTGTCGGTGAGCTTCTGGTATGCCTACAGCAGCCAGACCGGTATCCCCTCAGAGATCACGGAGAACCTGAAGGTCTACGCATCCACGAGCTGCGGCATGAACTGGAGTTCCAGCCCGATCTTGACGCTTACCGGCCCAAACCTCGTGACGGCCGGCGTTCAATCGCCCGGTTACGTCCCCTTGGCGAACGAATGGCGCCAGGCGACTTTCAACCTCTCGAGCTTTTACGCCAAGAACAATGTCCGCCTGAAATTCGAGTATTCCTCCGGCCTGTACTCCAATGATATTTTCATTGACGACGTGAACATCGAGGGCACCAATGTGGGCATCGACGAACTCTCGCAAAGTGGCGGCATGAGCCTGATGCCCAACCCCGCCAGCAACAGCCTCACCGTTGCTTTGGACATGGCCGGCGCCCCCACCGGTACGCTCACCTTCCTCGACATGACCGGAAGGTCCGTGTACAGCCAAGCCGTTTACGCCAACGAGGAGCAATTGCACTTTGATCTCGGCAAGATGGGCCTCACCAGCGGTGTCTACCTCGTGCGTCTGAAACATGCCAACGGCCAGCGCGTGGAAAGACTCGTGGTGCGCTGA
- the ychF gene encoding redox-regulated ATPase YchF — translation MKCGIVGLPNVGKSTLFNCVSSAKAQAANFPFCTIEPNTGIITVPDPRLNALAGIVNPQRILPTTVEIVDIAGLVKGASKGEGLGNQFLGNIRECDAILHVLRCFDDPNVVHVDGSVDPVRDKEVIDIELQLKDLETVEARLKKVEKQAQIGEKEAKRRFELLSRIREALIKGESARTVVTANDDPALLNEFQLLTSKPVLYVCNVEEKSAVTGNAYVEAVRKAVASEDAEVIFVTAAIEAEIASMETAEEREMFLQDIGLKEPGVNKLIHAAYDLLKLATYFTAGVQEVRAWTIHQGMTAPQAAGVIHSDFEKGFIRAEVIAFNDFVTLKGEAGAKAAGKLRVEGKEYVVKDGDVMHFLFNV, via the coding sequence TTGAAGTGTGGTATCGTGGGGCTGCCCAATGTGGGGAAGAGCACCTTGTTCAATTGTGTCAGCAGCGCGAAGGCCCAAGCGGCCAATTTCCCGTTCTGCACCATCGAGCCCAACACGGGCATCATCACCGTGCCGGACCCGCGCCTCAATGCCTTGGCGGGGATCGTGAACCCCCAGCGCATTCTGCCCACCACGGTGGAGATCGTGGACATCGCCGGTCTGGTAAAGGGTGCCAGCAAGGGCGAAGGCCTCGGCAACCAGTTCTTAGGCAACATCCGCGAGTGTGACGCTATCCTGCACGTGCTCCGATGCTTCGACGACCCCAACGTGGTGCACGTGGACGGTAGTGTGGACCCCGTCCGGGACAAAGAGGTCATCGACATCGAGCTGCAGCTGAAGGACCTCGAAACGGTTGAAGCCCGGCTGAAGAAAGTGGAGAAGCAGGCGCAGATCGGGGAGAAGGAGGCCAAGCGCCGCTTCGAGCTGCTCAGCCGCATCAGGGAGGCGCTGATAAAGGGTGAAAGCGCCCGTACGGTGGTGACGGCCAACGACGACCCCGCGCTGCTCAACGAGTTTCAACTGCTCACCAGCAAGCCCGTGCTCTATGTGTGTAACGTGGAGGAGAAGAGCGCAGTGACCGGCAACGCCTACGTGGAAGCCGTCCGCAAGGCCGTGGCCAGTGAGGACGCCGAGGTCATTTTCGTCACTGCGGCCATCGAGGCGGAGATCGCCAGCATGGAGACGGCCGAGGAGCGTGAGATGTTCCTGCAGGATATCGGCCTGAAGGAGCCCGGCGTCAACAAGCTCATTCATGCCGCTTACGACCTGCTCAAGCTGGCCACCTACTTCACCGCCGGGGTACAGGAGGTACGCGCCTGGACCATCCACCAAGGCATGACGGCTCCGCAGGCCGCCGGTGTGATCCACAGCGATTTCGAAAAAGGCTTCATCCGCGCCGAGGTGATCGCCTTCAATGACTTTGTAACGCTGAAAGGCGAAGCCGGGGCCAAGGCGGCCGGCAAACTGCGGGTGGAAGGGAAGGAATATGTGGTGAAGGACGGCGACGTGATGCACTTCTTGTTCAACGTTTGA
- a CDS encoding cytochrome c/FTR1 family iron permease, producing the protein MRTLRLFLILFLAFGIRSWAVAVPGNEDQARTVVHMLDYVSVDYPVFVKDGQVLDAAEYAEQQEFAQQVMVLLEALPKKEGGKDLMAEARKLRERIAQKADGAEVAALAKALRGDVILAYGVTVAPKQVPDLARGRTLYIAHCASCHGPTGAGDGPQAEGLEPAPRNFHDTEAMDVRSPFGLYNTITLGVEGTSMLGYGALTDAERWNLAFYAASVGINSALVKQGEALWNKGEGTDQFTGLRALVTATPLEVEQQHGADRAAVLAFLIAHPEAVKASAPSPLAITRAQLQAALEAYRSGDLATASQLSISAYLEGFELIEAPLDNVDAPLRKQTEHEMMALRSTIGANAPADSVSASIARINVLLDRADEKLSGDGLSTTAAFISSLLILLREGLEAILVLAAIIALVIKTGRRDALAWIHAGWIAAVVLGILTWFVARTVISISGANREMTEGVTALLAAAMLLYVGYWLHNKSNTKAWQHFIREKVDSALGKGTLWTLAGISFLAVYRELFEIILFYETLLSQAGPAGQQAVLGGIGAAAILLAVIGGAILKFSVRLPIGPFFAATAGLLALMAVVFTGNGVAALQEAGVLHATMVRFISVPLLGIHATLQGLIMQGIVMALVIGGVLLGRWRMARETHKA; encoded by the coding sequence ATGCGCACGCTCCGGCTATTCCTCATCCTTTTCCTGGCATTCGGTATCCGATCCTGGGCGGTGGCCGTACCGGGGAATGAGGACCAGGCCCGCACCGTGGTCCATATGCTGGATTATGTGAGCGTGGACTACCCTGTCTTCGTGAAGGACGGCCAGGTGCTGGACGCGGCGGAATATGCCGAACAACAGGAATTCGCGCAGCAGGTAATGGTGCTGCTGGAGGCATTGCCGAAAAAGGAAGGTGGCAAAGACCTCATGGCCGAAGCGCGCAAACTGCGGGAGCGGATCGCGCAAAAGGCGGACGGTGCGGAAGTGGCCGCCTTGGCCAAGGCATTGCGCGGGGATGTGATCTTGGCTTACGGCGTTACCGTGGCACCCAAACAGGTCCCGGACCTTGCACGTGGAAGGACGCTTTACATCGCCCATTGCGCCTCCTGCCACGGGCCGACCGGTGCCGGCGACGGCCCACAAGCTGAAGGCTTGGAACCGGCACCGCGCAACTTCCACGACACGGAGGCCATGGATGTCCGCAGCCCGTTCGGCCTGTACAACACCATCACGCTCGGGGTGGAAGGCACTTCGATGCTGGGATACGGCGCGTTGACGGATGCCGAACGTTGGAACCTCGCATTTTACGCAGCAAGTGTTGGCATCAATTCCGCATTGGTCAAGCAAGGCGAAGCACTATGGAATAAAGGTGAAGGCACGGATCAGTTCACGGGCCTGCGCGCGCTTGTGACCGCCACGCCGTTGGAAGTGGAACAGCAGCATGGTGCCGACCGGGCTGCGGTACTGGCCTTCCTGATCGCCCATCCGGAAGCGGTTAAGGCTTCGGCTCCCTCGCCGCTGGCCATCACTCGGGCCCAGTTGCAGGCCGCGCTGGAGGCGTACCGCAGCGGCGACCTGGCCACAGCAAGTCAGCTGTCCATCAGCGCCTACCTCGAAGGCTTCGAGTTGATCGAAGCACCGCTGGACAATGTGGACGCCCCGCTGCGGAAGCAGACCGAACACGAAATGATGGCCCTGCGCTCCACTATCGGTGCCAACGCGCCAGCGGATTCGGTTTCCGCAAGCATCGCCCGCATCAACGTCCTGCTGGACCGTGCCGACGAAAAGCTCTCCGGCGATGGGCTCTCCACCACGGCGGCCTTCATCAGTTCCCTGCTGATCCTGCTGCGCGAGGGTTTGGAGGCCATCCTTGTGCTCGCGGCCATCATCGCCTTGGTGATCAAGACCGGTCGCCGCGATGCGTTGGCCTGGATCCATGCAGGATGGATCGCTGCGGTGGTGCTGGGCATCCTCACATGGTTTGTGGCGCGTACGGTGATCTCGATCTCCGGTGCAAACCGCGAAATGACCGAAGGTGTTACCGCCTTGCTCGCAGCGGCCATGTTGCTCTATGTAGGCTATTGGCTCCACAACAAGTCCAATACCAAGGCATGGCAGCACTTCATCCGGGAGAAGGTTGACTCCGCGCTGGGCAAGGGTACGCTTTGGACGCTCGCAGGCATTTCCTTCCTGGCGGTCTATCGCGAGCTCTTCGAGATCATCCTTTTCTACGAGACCTTGCTCAGCCAAGCCGGACCAGCAGGCCAACAAGCGGTCTTGGGCGGTATCGGTGCGGCGGCGATACTGCTGGCGGTCATTGGCGGTGCCATCCTGAAATTCAGTGTGCGCCTGCCCATCGGGCCCTTCTTCGCCGCAACCGCCGGTCTGTTGGCGCTGATGGCGGTGGTCTTCACGGGGAACGGTGTGGCCGCGCTACAGGAAGCGGGCGTGCTGCACGCCACCATGGTACGTTTCATATCGGTGCCTTTGTTGGGGATACATGCCACCTTGCAAGGCCTGATCATGCAGGGCATCGTAATGGCACTGGTGATCGGGGGCGTGCTGTTGGGGCGCTGGCGGATGGCGCGGGAGACACACAAGGCCTGA